One Candidatus Vicinibacter affinis DNA window includes the following coding sequences:
- a CDS encoding DUF4293 domain-containing protein — protein sequence MIQRIQTIWLLLSAVLFSLALMPSIFLVRTASPGPGPFSDSVLQSLESPILTSGAVASAFLALVAIFMFKNRTNQILVASLAGLTQTGLVLVSCFYMLYRLGKFEEMRMDAGIYFGLAGVLFVWLASRAIRKDDEKVKSMDRLR from the coding sequence ATGATTCAACGAATTCAAACCATCTGGTTGTTATTGTCAGCTGTGCTGTTTAGCCTTGCCCTGATGCCTTCCATATTTCTGGTCAGAACGGCCAGTCCCGGACCCGGTCCTTTTTCAGACAGCGTCCTTCAGTCTTTGGAGAGTCCAATCTTAACTTCCGGGGCGGTAGCATCTGCATTTTTGGCTTTGGTGGCCATATTTATGTTTAAGAACAGGACCAATCAGATTCTGGTGGCCAGTTTGGCAGGACTTACCCAGACTGGTTTGGTGCTGGTTTCATGCTTTTATATGCTGTACCGTTTAGGTAAATTTGAAGAAATGCGTATGGATGCCGGTATTTATTTTGGGCTTGCCGGTGTCTTATTTGTTTGGTTGGCCAGCAGAGCCATTCGGAAGGACGACGAAAAAGTAAAGTCCATGGACAGATTGAGGTAA
- a CDS encoding cation transporter → MKFLVLVSFCCFLSLSLMAQTSWENARFEVMGNCNMCKKTIEKAAAVKGVKKAKWDKKTKILSVTFDPKQTGLDKIQLQIAAAGYDTPKYRANDETYESLHSCCHYDRKK, encoded by the coding sequence ATGAAATTTTTAGTACTCGTTTCGTTTTGCTGTTTTCTCAGCCTCTCCCTCATGGCACAGACTTCCTGGGAAAATGCTCGGTTTGAAGTCATGGGTAATTGCAACATGTGCAAGAAAACGATTGAAAAAGCTGCTGCCGTCAAAGGAGTTAAAAAGGCGAAGTGGGATAAAAAAACAAAAATATTGTCCGTTACTTTTGATCCCAAGCAAACAGGACTTGATAAAATCCAACTCCAAATTGCTGCTGCAGGCTACGATACACCGAAGTACAGAGCCAACGATGAGACGTATGAATCCCTCCACAGTTGTTGCCACTACGATCGCAAAAAATAA
- a CDS encoding FAD-binding oxidoreductase produces the protein MDTSSSSSKTPSFSFWERDHYFNHLDILVVGCGIVGLNAAIHLLEKNPAFKILIIDQGKLPQGASTKNAGFACFGSPTELLDDLEHRSPEQVFGLFARRYQGIKALIKLTAGIDINLMEDGGYEVFDSNDTQNSISEKDLNYLNVEIARYTGLQDYFSFRPDLLQNFGLANFDQLIYTPHESSLNPMKMVAGLIKIFLNLGGKILFSTCITHWEDSGHQVSVTLEENLKFNCSKLIFAVNGFAPQLLPQLEVQSARNQILMLKPEIPLKLKGCFHYHKGYVYFRNVGDSLLIGGGRHLDTAGENTLDWDFNTTITNYLIDFAEKHLLQNVAYKVTDHWTGILGLGPVKSPIIEMISPSVAVAVRMGGMGVAIGTLVGQEVADLIMENN, from the coding sequence ATGGATACCAGTTCTTCCTCGTCAAAAACTCCTTCATTTAGTTTTTGGGAACGCGACCATTATTTCAACCATCTCGATATCCTGGTGGTGGGTTGTGGAATTGTAGGTCTCAATGCGGCAATTCACCTCCTTGAAAAAAATCCTGCATTTAAAATTCTGATCATTGACCAAGGTAAACTTCCGCAAGGGGCCAGTACAAAAAATGCTGGATTTGCATGCTTTGGGAGCCCTACCGAACTTTTAGATGATTTGGAACACAGGTCGCCCGAACAGGTTTTTGGTCTATTCGCCCGCAGATACCAGGGTATCAAGGCACTGATTAAACTAACCGCCGGAATTGACATAAATCTGATGGAGGACGGTGGATACGAAGTCTTTGATTCAAACGACACACAAAACTCCATTTCCGAAAAAGACCTCAATTACCTGAATGTAGAAATTGCCCGGTATACGGGTCTGCAGGATTACTTTAGCTTCAGGCCGGACCTGCTTCAAAATTTCGGGCTGGCCAACTTTGATCAGCTCATCTATACTCCACATGAATCCTCCCTGAATCCCATGAAAATGGTTGCAGGGTTAATTAAAATTTTTCTAAACCTGGGTGGTAAGATTTTATTTTCTACTTGCATAACCCATTGGGAAGATTCGGGACATCAGGTCAGTGTAACCCTGGAAGAAAATCTGAAATTCAATTGCAGTAAATTGATTTTTGCAGTAAATGGTTTTGCTCCTCAGTTATTGCCTCAACTGGAAGTTCAATCCGCCAGAAATCAGATACTCATGTTGAAACCTGAGATTCCTTTAAAACTCAAGGGTTGCTTTCATTATCATAAAGGATATGTCTATTTCAGAAATGTAGGAGATTCCTTATTGATAGGAGGTGGACGTCATTTGGATACTGCTGGTGAAAATACCCTTGATTGGGATTTTAATACTACGATTACAAATTATCTGATTGATTTTGCAGAGAAACATCTACTCCAGAATGTTGCCTACAAAGTCACAGATCATTGGACCGGAATTCTGGGGCTTGGCCCTGTAAAGAGCCCAATTATTGAAATGATCAGCCCCTCTGTCGCGGTGGCTGTAAGAATGGGGGGAATGGGGGTTGCCATTGGTACTTTGGTAGGACAAGAGGTTGCAGATCTCATCATGGAGAATAATTAG
- a CDS encoding ATP-dependent helicase: MKYCIVYNLHFDERLGTWFPSAFIVEQDEDGKLRYMDRVANMDTLSTFGNELNQTDHVKLIALCQELQYENIELKFTKSSKKKTTLKDLLADQKLKIHIFKWLDQKKEEFFRKLIQADFILCKEIKRKVLVENLRLHSHLKPVEPKLFFKKTADGLDYSLQLDFEGKYINPMDCSIELLSNDPGWILSKNHLYRLEKLNALKLLPFLQKPIIQIPKHLTKTYFEKFIVELIGKVDAEVEGFEVIQEHEIKKAFIQSSYDFIKSVWMMELYFDYGAVVFNYADPRTKRTKLSVDESGEVSVQQKIRIPHSEDAFAKILVGLGLELDSNKRFYMDGGPYAVFEWLIRNKTELSEEIEVPSQKVDEMELVLEEAGIGLSTEPGKDWFDVKGVIRIGEVSIPFSSLIKNIRSGERFYPMKDGRFFLIPEEWFSTYHDLAVYGEDGDDYVRMPKSHFNRFSETEAERVDVSAVNHVSSNKIQTLPAGLQATLRPYQMDGYRWLVEHYEQGLGACLADDMGLGKTLQTLAALFYAREQSKSIKRTEKIKGQPRDLFNNFSEAEDDQDFLALIVLPTSLVFNWKNEIKRFCPTLKVLEYIGTDRFQSVKHFSQYDLILTSYGVAIRDYNLLQSIQFDYIVLDESQRIKNRGSKAFKLLFGLHTKNKISLSGTPIENSLSDLWSQMEFINPKILGSYEFFKKRFLKPMKATGNGSSIHELKEIIRPFILRRTKEEVALDLPELTETVYYCDMEDDQRAMYEKEKSAARNLILNIDGQSMQQKFMLLSSLTRLRQIANHPTLVNSDENFTSGKFQEVTDSILTIVGSGHKIILFSSFTKHLDLFEAWLEESKISFVSLTGETKMEQREKNVKIFQEDESVKIFLISIKAGGTGLNLTAADYIFILDPWWNPFVEKQAIARSHRIGRHKPVQVLRFIVKDSIEQKIQILQEEKKQLSEALIDENVMPEWIGEYLPELLA, encoded by the coding sequence ATGAAATATTGCATTGTTTATAACCTTCATTTTGATGAAAGGCTGGGCACCTGGTTCCCATCTGCATTTATAGTAGAACAGGATGAAGATGGCAAGTTGAGATATATGGACCGTGTGGCAAATATGGACACCCTCTCCACTTTTGGCAATGAATTGAATCAAACAGATCATGTAAAATTGATTGCGCTGTGTCAGGAATTGCAATATGAAAATATTGAATTAAAATTCACCAAGTCGTCCAAAAAGAAAACAACCTTGAAGGATTTGCTGGCAGATCAAAAATTAAAGATTCATATTTTCAAATGGCTGGATCAGAAAAAGGAAGAATTTTTCCGTAAACTCATTCAGGCTGATTTTATCCTTTGCAAAGAAATTAAAAGAAAAGTTCTGGTGGAAAATTTAAGATTGCATTCTCATCTTAAGCCGGTAGAACCAAAATTATTTTTCAAAAAAACAGCGGATGGTTTAGATTATAGTTTGCAGTTGGATTTCGAAGGAAAATATATTAATCCGATGGATTGTTCGATAGAATTATTGTCGAATGATCCGGGATGGATTTTAAGCAAAAATCATCTATACCGATTAGAAAAATTAAATGCATTAAAGCTTTTACCATTTCTCCAAAAACCGATCATTCAGATTCCAAAACATTTGACGAAAACATATTTTGAAAAATTTATTGTAGAGCTTATCGGGAAAGTAGATGCGGAGGTGGAAGGATTTGAAGTAATACAGGAGCATGAGATAAAAAAAGCATTTATTCAATCCTCTTATGATTTCATAAAGAGTGTATGGATGATGGAATTGTATTTTGATTATGGTGCGGTTGTTTTTAATTATGCGGACCCGAGAACCAAGCGGACCAAACTTAGCGTGGATGAATCAGGGGAGGTCAGTGTCCAGCAAAAAATTCGAATCCCTCATTCGGAGGATGCATTTGCAAAAATTTTGGTTGGCTTAGGTTTAGAGCTGGATTCGAACAAAAGGTTTTACATGGACGGAGGACCTTATGCTGTATTTGAATGGTTGATAAGGAATAAAACAGAACTCAGTGAAGAGATTGAAGTCCCTTCTCAGAAAGTGGATGAAATGGAATTGGTATTGGAGGAAGCAGGCATTGGTTTGTCCACTGAGCCAGGAAAAGATTGGTTTGATGTAAAAGGAGTCATCAGGATAGGTGAGGTAAGTATACCTTTTTCATCTCTTATAAAAAATATTCGTTCCGGTGAAAGATTTTATCCGATGAAGGATGGAAGGTTTTTTCTTATTCCTGAAGAATGGTTCAGCACCTATCATGATTTGGCAGTTTATGGAGAAGATGGTGATGATTATGTTCGCATGCCAAAGAGTCATTTCAATCGGTTTAGTGAAACAGAAGCAGAGCGGGTGGATGTTTCTGCTGTCAATCACGTTTCATCAAACAAGATCCAAACACTTCCGGCGGGACTTCAAGCAACTTTGCGTCCATACCAGATGGATGGCTACAGATGGTTGGTGGAGCACTATGAGCAAGGGCTTGGTGCCTGCCTTGCAGATGACATGGGTCTGGGTAAGACGCTTCAGACTTTGGCTGCTTTGTTTTATGCGCGTGAGCAATCGAAAAGCATAAAGAGGACAGAAAAAATAAAGGGGCAGCCGAGAGATTTATTTAATAATTTTTCAGAAGCTGAGGATGATCAAGATTTTTTGGCCCTTATCGTTTTACCTACTTCATTGGTTTTTAACTGGAAAAATGAAATTAAAAGATTTTGTCCAACCTTGAAAGTTCTTGAGTATATAGGAACTGACCGATTCCAAAGTGTCAAACATTTTTCACAGTACGATTTAATTTTGACAAGCTATGGAGTTGCGATCAGGGATTATAATTTATTGCAATCGATCCAATTTGATTATATAGTCCTTGATGAAAGTCAGAGGATTAAAAACCGAGGATCCAAAGCATTTAAATTATTATTTGGACTGCACACAAAAAATAAAATTTCATTAAGCGGCACTCCTATTGAAAATAGTTTGTCTGATCTTTGGTCGCAAATGGAATTTATCAATCCAAAAATTTTGGGTAGTTATGAATTCTTCAAGAAGAGATTTCTCAAACCGATGAAGGCAACAGGAAATGGAAGTTCCATTCATGAATTAAAAGAAATTATCCGTCCATTTATTTTAAGAAGGACAAAAGAGGAAGTTGCTTTGGATTTGCCGGAACTGACCGAGACTGTTTATTATTGTGACATGGAAGATGATCAACGGGCGATGTATGAGAAAGAAAAATCTGCTGCAAGAAATCTGATATTAAATATAGATGGTCAATCCATGCAGCAAAAATTTATGTTGTTGAGTTCGCTCACCAGATTGCGCCAAATTGCCAATCATCCAACGCTGGTAAATAGTGATGAAAATTTCACTTCTGGTAAATTTCAGGAAGTGACCGATTCTATTTTAACCATTGTGGGTAGTGGGCATAAGATTATTTTATTTTCCTCTTTTACCAAACATCTTGATTTATTTGAAGCATGGTTGGAGGAAAGTAAGATTTCATTTGTAAGCCTGACAGGTGAAACAAAAATGGAACAGCGTGAAAAAAATGTCAAAATTTTTCAAGAGGATGAGTCGGTAAAGATTTTTCTAATCTCCATTAAGGCAGGAGGAACAGGACTTAATTTGACTGCGGCGGATTATATATTTATACTGGATCCATGGTGGAATCCATTTGTGGAGAAGCAAGCCATAGCAAGGTCCCATAGGATTGGCAGACATAAACCTGTGCAAGTGTTGCGATTTATTGTCAAGGACAGTATTGAGCAGAAAATTCAGATTTTGCAAGAAGAAAAAAAGCAACTGTCAGAAGCATTGATTGATGAAAATGTAATGCCGGAATGGATCGGTGAATATCTACCGGAATTGTTGGCTTAA
- a CDS encoding fumarate reductase/succinate dehydrogenase flavoprotein subunit, translated as MISINANIPEGALADKWTKYKSKVPLVSPANKRKLDVIVVGTGLAGASAAASLGELGYHVQCFTFHDSPRRAHSIAAQGGINASKNYANDGDSVYRLFYDTIKGGDYRSREANVYRLAEVSGSIIDQSVAQGVPFAREYGGLLENRSFGGVQVSRTFYARGQTGQQLLIGAYQALSRQISLGNVKMYNRHEMLDLVMVDGKARGIIARNLLTGKVERFGAHAVVLGTGGYGNVFYLSTNAMGCNVTAVWKATKRGALMANPCFTQIHPTCIPVSGDYQSKLTLMSESLRNDGRVWVPAKKEDAVAIQKGQKKGTDIPEADRDYFLERRYPAFGNLVPRDVASRASKVECDKGHGVSPTGLAVYLDFSAAIERYGKSKANTLGVHDPDAATIRKFGVEVISEKYGNLFEMYEKITGEDPYVYPMKIYPAVHYTMGGLWVDYNLQTNIPGLFAMGEANFSDHGANRLGASALMQGLADGYFVLPYTIGSFLANEIRTPKINTSAPEFEEAENKIRSELQKILDIKGNQSVESIHRRLGKIMWDHCGMARNADGLTKARKMIQDLRKEFWSDVFVPGELHEFNPELEKAMRVADFLELGELMVVDALNRNESCGGHFREEYQTEEGEALRDDENYSYVAAWHWTDLNSEPSLIKEPLVYEEIKIAARSYK; from the coding sequence ATGATTTCAATTAATGCAAATATACCCGAAGGGGCCCTTGCTGATAAATGGACTAAATACAAGTCCAAAGTGCCATTGGTATCACCGGCCAACAAGCGCAAGCTGGACGTTATTGTAGTTGGAACCGGACTCGCAGGAGCTTCGGCAGCAGCCAGTCTAGGAGAACTGGGTTATCATGTGCAATGCTTTACTTTTCATGACAGTCCCAGGAGGGCGCATAGCATAGCAGCCCAAGGTGGAATCAATGCCTCCAAGAATTACGCCAATGACGGGGACAGCGTCTACCGGTTATTTTATGATACCATTAAAGGTGGAGATTATCGTTCCCGGGAAGCAAATGTTTACCGACTGGCGGAAGTCAGTGGCAGTATAATTGACCAATCGGTAGCACAAGGAGTTCCATTTGCGAGAGAATATGGAGGCTTGTTGGAGAACAGGTCTTTTGGAGGCGTTCAGGTCAGTCGTACGTTTTATGCAAGAGGGCAGACCGGGCAACAATTACTAATTGGTGCTTATCAAGCGTTGAGCAGACAAATTTCTCTTGGCAATGTCAAGATGTACAATCGCCATGAAATGCTTGATTTGGTCATGGTTGACGGAAAAGCAAGGGGGATTATAGCCAGGAATCTATTGACCGGAAAGGTGGAACGATTTGGTGCACATGCGGTAGTTTTAGGAACCGGCGGTTATGGAAACGTCTTTTATCTTTCCACCAATGCAATGGGATGTAATGTTACCGCTGTATGGAAGGCAACCAAGCGAGGAGCCCTTATGGCAAATCCATGTTTTACCCAGATCCACCCGACCTGTATACCTGTGTCCGGTGATTATCAGTCCAAGCTTACATTGATGTCAGAGTCACTTAGGAATGACGGTAGAGTTTGGGTTCCGGCAAAGAAAGAAGATGCTGTGGCTATTCAGAAGGGTCAGAAGAAAGGAACAGATATTCCTGAAGCTGACAGAGATTATTTCCTTGAAAGGCGGTATCCGGCATTTGGAAATTTAGTTCCGCGGGATGTAGCTTCCAGAGCATCAAAGGTGGAATGTGATAAGGGTCATGGGGTCAGTCCTACCGGTTTGGCAGTTTACCTTGATTTTAGCGCAGCAATAGAAAGATATGGAAAGTCTAAAGCAAACACATTAGGGGTTCACGATCCTGATGCTGCTACCATTAGAAAATTCGGAGTGGAGGTGATTTCTGAAAAATACGGTAACCTCTTTGAGATGTATGAGAAAATTACCGGAGAAGACCCGTACGTATACCCCATGAAAATTTATCCTGCGGTTCATTATACCATGGGAGGACTGTGGGTAGATTACAACCTACAGACCAATATACCAGGATTGTTTGCCATGGGTGAGGCTAACTTTTCGGATCACGGGGCCAACAGGCTTGGGGCTTCTGCCCTGATGCAGGGACTGGCGGACGGTTATTTCGTTTTGCCATACACGATCGGAAGCTTTCTTGCCAACGAAATTCGGACACCAAAAATAAATACCTCGGCTCCGGAATTTGAAGAAGCTGAAAATAAAATTCGCTCTGAATTACAGAAGATTCTTGACATCAAGGGCAATCAATCCGTAGAATCCATCCACAGAAGGTTGGGAAAAATCATGTGGGACCATTGTGGCATGGCTAGAAATGCAGATGGTTTGACCAAGGCAAGAAAAATGATTCAGGATTTGAGAAAAGAATTTTGGTCCGATGTATTTGTTCCGGGTGAATTACATGAATTTAATCCTGAGTTGGAAAAAGCCATGCGCGTTGCTGATTTTCTTGAACTGGGAGAATTGATGGTAGTAGATGCATTGAACAGAAACGAATCTTGCGGAGGGCATTTCCGGGAAGAATATCAGACTGAAGAAGGTGAAGCGTTGAGAGATGATGAAAATTATTCCTACGTGGCAGCCTGGCATTGGACGGACCTGAATTCTGAACCAAGTCTTATAAAAGAACCTTTGGTTTACGAAGAAATAAAAATTGCTGCACGCTCTTACAAATAA
- a CDS encoding succinate dehydrogenase cytochrome b subunit — protein MNWLINFLFKSSIGQKVVMSLSGLFLIIFLIVHLLGNLQLLSDDGGMSFNTYTYFMTHNPVIKLVSYLLYLTILLHTIQGLSLWVRNRKAKGQGYAVTTNTGSSAFARYMAAFGIIIFIFLLIHMWQFWFQMKFGNLDMVNYPGKEHSYKDLYTPVKIAFAELPYVIFYVLSMIVVSFHLIHGFQSAFQSLGLNHKKYTPAIKAVGWVYAIVVPAGFALLPIYMYIIQNS, from the coding sequence ATGAACTGGTTAATCAACTTCTTATTTAAGTCGTCCATTGGACAGAAGGTGGTCATGAGTCTTTCCGGACTCTTTCTCATCATTTTCTTAATTGTTCATTTGCTGGGTAATCTCCAGTTGTTGTCTGATGATGGAGGGATGTCCTTCAACACTTACACTTACTTCATGACCCATAATCCGGTGATCAAGTTAGTATCGTACCTTCTTTATCTGACCATTTTATTGCACACCATTCAAGGACTTAGTCTTTGGGTAAGAAACAGGAAGGCCAAGGGGCAGGGGTATGCAGTCACGACCAATACAGGCAGTAGTGCTTTTGCTCGTTACATGGCGGCATTTGGCATCATCATTTTTATCTTTCTGCTCATCCATATGTGGCAGTTTTGGTTCCAGATGAAATTTGGTAATCTGGACATGGTAAATTATCCTGGTAAAGAGCACAGCTATAAGGACTTGTATACACCGGTTAAAATTGCATTTGCTGAATTGCCATATGTAATTTTTTACGTCCTCAGCATGATTGTGGTTTCTTTTCACCTTATTCATGGCTTTCAGTCTGCCTTTCAGAGTCTTGGACTTAACCACAAAAAATATACTCCAGCCATTAAGGCGGTTGGATGGGTCTATGCCATTGTGGTACCTGCTGGTTTTGCCTTGCTTCCGATTTATATGTACATCATTCAAAATTCCTGA
- a CDS encoding nucleoside deaminase, translating into MLSVFSDEYFMKLAFAEARKALLAGEIPIGAVLVHKNQILAKAHNQTELLHDVTAHAEMLAITSGSEFLGSKYLKNCTLYVTLEPCVMCAGALRWSQVSKVVYAAEDEKLGFMRYGKDLLHPKTQVEFGLMGEESAEMLKSFFHKKRIKSRN; encoded by the coding sequence ATGTTGAGTGTTTTTAGTGATGAATATTTTATGAAGCTAGCATTTGCGGAGGCAAGGAAAGCTTTGCTAGCCGGGGAGATTCCGATTGGGGCTGTATTGGTGCATAAAAACCAGATTCTTGCAAAGGCCCATAATCAAACTGAATTGTTGCACGATGTTACAGCCCATGCAGAAATGTTAGCCATCACCTCAGGCTCTGAATTTCTGGGAAGTAAATATTTAAAAAACTGCACTTTGTATGTTACCCTGGAACCCTGTGTAATGTGTGCCGGGGCACTTCGTTGGTCTCAGGTATCCAAAGTCGTATATGCTGCTGAGGATGAAAAGCTTGGTTTTATGCGATATGGCAAGGATCTGTTACACCCCAAGACTCAGGTTGAATTTGGACTTATGGGGGAAGAATCTGCGGAAATGTTGAAATCCTTTTTTCACAAGAAAAGGATCAAGTCAAGAAATTAG
- the guaB gene encoding IMP dehydrogenase — MESNFFSQHFPSQEALTFDDVLLVPAYSEVLPRETDISTFLTTDIRINVPIISAAMDTVTEKDLAIAMSRAGGIGIIHKNMSIEDQASQVRSVKRSESGMIIDPVTLEASAKVKEAITLMSQHSIGGIPIVDKSNKLVGILTNRDLRFEAHPNRPIHEIMTTENLITAPLGTTLNQAKAILQQYKIEKLPVIKKDGTLAGLITYKDIMKLENFPNSCKDKLGRLVVGAAVGIASDTMERVEALVHMDVDVICLDTAHGHSKGVLDMVKKVRKHYKHLQIIGGNVATGEGALALVQAGVNAVKVGVGPGSICTTRVVAGVGVPQLTAIALTSQALKKKGIPVIGDGGIRYTGDIPKAIAAGASTVMGGSLFAGTEEAPGETIIFEGRKFKVYRGMGSLGAMQQGSKDRYFQDVEEDIKKLVPEGIEGRLPFKGKVSEVMVQYIGGLKASMGYVGAKTIPDLQKAHMVRITNSGITESHPHNITITKESPNYSRR, encoded by the coding sequence ATGGAATCAAACTTCTTCTCACAACACTTTCCAAGTCAGGAAGCACTGACTTTCGACGATGTACTTTTAGTACCAGCTTATTCTGAAGTCCTTCCCCGGGAAACAGACATCAGCACCTTCCTCACCACAGACATCAGAATCAATGTACCCATTATTTCAGCAGCCATGGATACAGTGACCGAAAAGGATCTGGCCATAGCCATGTCCCGCGCCGGCGGAATCGGGATTATCCATAAAAATATGAGTATTGAAGATCAAGCTTCTCAAGTGCGCAGTGTGAAACGGTCTGAAAGTGGTATGATCATCGACCCTGTAACGCTGGAGGCCTCTGCAAAAGTTAAAGAAGCCATTACACTCATGTCTCAACACAGCATTGGAGGAATACCAATTGTTGATAAATCCAACAAACTGGTTGGCATTCTGACCAATCGCGATCTCAGGTTTGAAGCCCATCCCAATCGGCCAATTCATGAGATCATGACCACCGAAAATTTGATTACCGCTCCCCTTGGCACCACACTAAATCAGGCAAAAGCCATTCTCCAGCAATATAAAATTGAAAAACTTCCGGTCATCAAAAAGGATGGCACTTTAGCAGGACTGATCACTTACAAGGACATCATGAAACTGGAAAATTTTCCAAACTCCTGTAAGGATAAATTAGGTCGTCTTGTTGTGGGTGCCGCCGTCGGTATTGCATCCGATACCATGGAACGGGTGGAAGCCCTGGTACATATGGATGTGGATGTGATTTGTCTCGACACTGCTCACGGGCATTCCAAAGGAGTCTTGGATATGGTAAAAAAAGTACGGAAACATTATAAACATCTTCAGATCATTGGTGGAAATGTGGCCACTGGTGAAGGAGCACTTGCACTTGTTCAAGCCGGTGTAAATGCAGTGAAAGTGGGAGTTGGTCCGGGCAGTATTTGTACCACCAGAGTGGTGGCAGGTGTCGGGGTTCCGCAACTCACAGCCATCGCGCTTACTTCGCAGGCGCTTAAGAAAAAAGGGATACCTGTCATAGGTGATGGAGGGATAAGATATACCGGTGACATTCCAAAAGCAATTGCTGCAGGTGCCAGCACTGTAATGGGTGGTTCTTTATTTGCAGGAACGGAAGAGGCCCCTGGGGAAACCATCATCTTCGAAGGACGTAAATTCAAAGTTTACCGCGGGATGGGGTCATTGGGAGCAATGCAACAAGGTTCCAAAGATCGCTACTTCCAGGATGTGGAAGAGGACATCAAAAAATTAGTACCGGAGGGAATTGAAGGTCGACTCCCTTTCAAAGGAAAAGTTTCCGAGGTCATGGTGCAATACATCGGTGGACTTAAGGCAAGCATGGGTTATGTGGGCGCTAAAACCATTCCCGATCTTCAGAAAGCCCACATGGTACGCATTACCAACAGCGGCATCACAGAATCTCACCCACACAACATCACGATTACCAAAGAATCGCCAAATTATTCAAGAAGATAG